The window CGTATCGCTGTGCTGGTGGGCCGCTCAACCTGCTCGTAGACAGCACCGGCATCAAATTCCTCGGCGACGGTGAATGGCAGGCCCGCAAGCATGGTGTTCAAGGGCGGCGTCAATGGCGCAAGGTACATCTGGCGATGAACACCGCCACGTCCGACATCCGCGCCATCGAGTTTACCCCCAGCCGCGATGGCGATAGTCCGGTGCTTCCGGACCTGCTTGGTCAGATCTCCGAAGACGAGGAGATCGGCACCGTGACCTCCGACGGCGCCTACGACACGCGCCGTTGCCACAAGGCTATCATCGAGTGGCAGGCTATCCCGATCATTCCGATCCGCAGGAACGGACGCCTCTGGAAAGACGACTGTCCGGCAGCCCGCGCGCGCAACGAAACCCTGCGCGCAACACGATACTATGGGAAGGCGTTTTGGAAACGCTGGACGGGATACCATGCGCGAAGCCGCGTCGAGGCGAAGATGCGCTGTCTCAAGGCCTTCGGAGAACGCATCGCCGCAAGAGACCCCGACCGACAGACGGCCGAAATCCAAATCCGCATCGCCCTCATCAACCGCTTCAATGCACTCGGCACCGCCGAAAACGAACGCGTGGCATAGCCCCAGCGGGGAAAGGGGCAGTCATGCCTCAAGCGGGAATTGCGCAACAACGCCGGTTTTGATGTTGCGTCATGTCGACCTCTTGATCTGATGGAGGCCACGCCCTCAGGCGTGAACCTTGTCGATTGCGGCTTCAATCGAGGCCTCAAGTTTGTCCAATGCCTCATCCACCTGGTTTGACGGCGTGGTCAGAGGCGGTAGAATACGCACCACGTTGCCCCGCGTGCCGCAGGGCAAGATGATCAGGCCGCGGTCTTCGGCTTGTGCGACAATCTCGTGGGTCAGCGCGACATCCGGCTCGCGGGTCTGACGGCTTGTGACCAACTCGAATGCGACCATGGCCCCAAGGCCGCGCACATCACCAATGGCTTCCATGCCTTGACGGCTGGCGATGGCCTTCAACCGTGCGGTGATCGCTTCGCCGATTTCGGCGGCCCGCACACACAGGTTCTCTTCCTCGATGATATCCAGCATCGCGTTTGCCGCCGCAACCGCCAGCGGGTTGCCCGCATAGGTGCCGCCGATGCCGCCGACAGGGGCTGCGTCAATCACTTCGGCACGGCCCGTGACAGCCGAAAGCGGGAAGCCACCGGCCAGCCCCTTGGCCATGGTGACAAGGTCCGCCGCCACGCCCGGATGTTCAAAACCAAACATCTTGCCCGTGCGCGCCATACCGGCCTGGACCTCATCGGCGATCAGGATGATGCCATGCT is drawn from Paracoccus tegillarcae and contains these coding sequences:
- a CDS encoding IS5 family transposase, producing MSEPPPARYRTTNWSSYNASLRKRGSLLIWVDKDMTWLAPRDGRPRRPPVFSDAAIQFCLSIKVLFKLLLRQTAGMVASLLRMVGIDWPVPDFSTLCRRQRTLAVQMPYRCAGGPLNLLVDSTGIKFLGDGEWQARKHGVQGRRQWRKVHLAMNTATSDIRAIEFTPSRDGDSPVLPDLLGQISEDEEIGTVTSDGAYDTRRCHKAIIEWQAIPIIPIRRNGRLWKDDCPAARARNETLRATRYYGKAFWKRWTGYHARSRVEAKMRCLKAFGERIAARDPDRQTAEIQIRIALINRFNALGTAENERVA